In the genome of Mycobacterium kansasii ATCC 12478, one region contains:
- a CDS encoding ESX-1 secretion-associated protein — MTNILKVQPELLDVLASHQHNAAASASSGVAATAGLAESVAISHGSYCKQFNDTLKMYESAHNAFGSSLHAAGIALAKNLRTAARAYLDADETWRQAIESLNF; from the coding sequence ATGACGAACATTCTCAAAGTCCAGCCCGAATTGCTCGATGTTCTCGCGTCACATCAACACAACGCGGCAGCAAGTGCGTCCTCGGGAGTCGCCGCTACCGCTGGATTAGCAGAGTCAGTGGCGATCAGCCACGGATCGTATTGCAAGCAGTTCAACGACACGTTGAAGATGTATGAGAGTGCGCACAACGCCTTCGGCTCGTCCTTGCACGCTGCCGGTATCGCGCTGGCAAAAAATCTGCGAACTGCTGCGCGTGCATACCTGGATGCCGATGAAACCTGGCGTCAAGCCATCGAGTCGTTGAATTTCTGA